The Mycolicibacterium mageritense genome contains a region encoding:
- a CDS encoding aspartate aminotransferase family protein has translation MTIADTTETASADLAAKANRHLWGHFARHGEGITPPIITRGEGVRIFDDKGKSYIDGLSGLFVVQVGHGRKELAEAAAKQAEKLSFFPLWSYATPPAIELAERVAGFAPGDLNRVFFTTGGGEAVESAWKLAKQYFKLTGKPGKHKVVSRSIAYHGTPQGALAITGIPAFKAPFEPLTPGGFRAPNTNFYRAPAEYAHDEKAFGRYCADRIAEAIEFEGPDTVAAVFLEPVQNAGGCFPPPPGYFERVREICDQYDVLLVSDEVICAYGRIGSMFACNDFGYVPDIITSAKGLTSGYSPLGAMVASDRLFEPFNDGKTTFGHGYTFGGHPVSSAVALANLDIFEREGLNNHVKEAAPAFRATLEKLYDLPIVGDVRGEGFFYGIELVKDKTTKETFNDEESERLLRGFLTPALWEAGLYCRADDRGDPVIQLAPPLISGQAEFDAIYDILHSVLGEAGKLL, from the coding sequence ATGACAATCGCTGATACCACCGAGACGGCATCGGCCGATCTCGCCGCAAAAGCCAACCGGCACCTGTGGGGGCACTTCGCCCGCCATGGTGAAGGCATCACACCGCCCATCATCACCCGCGGCGAAGGTGTCCGGATCTTCGACGACAAGGGCAAGAGCTACATCGACGGACTGTCGGGCCTGTTCGTCGTCCAGGTCGGCCACGGCCGCAAGGAACTTGCCGAGGCCGCCGCCAAGCAGGCCGAGAAACTGTCCTTCTTCCCGCTGTGGTCCTACGCCACGCCACCGGCCATCGAGCTGGCCGAGCGTGTCGCCGGATTCGCACCGGGTGATCTGAACCGCGTGTTCTTCACCACCGGTGGCGGCGAAGCCGTGGAGAGCGCATGGAAGCTGGCCAAGCAGTACTTCAAGCTGACCGGGAAACCCGGTAAGCACAAGGTGGTTTCGCGTTCGATCGCCTATCACGGCACGCCGCAGGGCGCGCTGGCCATCACCGGCATCCCGGCGTTCAAGGCTCCGTTCGAGCCGCTGACCCCTGGCGGATTCCGCGCACCCAACACCAACTTCTACCGTGCGCCTGCCGAATACGCGCATGACGAGAAGGCTTTCGGGCGTTACTGTGCCGACCGGATCGCCGAGGCCATCGAGTTCGAGGGCCCCGACACCGTCGCCGCGGTGTTCCTCGAGCCGGTGCAGAACGCGGGCGGATGCTTCCCGCCGCCGCCGGGGTACTTCGAGCGGGTACGCGAGATCTGCGACCAGTACGACGTGCTGCTGGTATCCGACGAGGTGATCTGCGCATACGGCCGCATCGGATCGATGTTCGCGTGCAACGACTTCGGCTACGTGCCCGACATCATCACGAGCGCCAAGGGTCTGACGTCCGGCTATTCGCCGCTCGGCGCGATGGTCGCCAGCGACCGGCTGTTCGAACCGTTCAACGACGGCAAGACGACCTTCGGCCACGGCTACACCTTTGGCGGACACCCGGTTTCGTCCGCGGTTGCGCTGGCCAACCTCGACATCTTCGAGCGCGAGGGCCTCAACAACCACGTCAAGGAAGCCGCTCCTGCGTTCCGGGCCACCTTGGAGAAGCTCTACGACCTGCCGATCGTCGGCGATGTCCGTGGCGAAGGATTCTTCTACGGCATCGAACTGGTCAAGGACAAGACCACCAAGGAGACGTTCAACGACGAAGAGTCCGAGCGGCTGCTGCGCGGATTCCTGACCCCCGCGCTGTGGGAGGCCGGCCTGTACTGCCGCGCCGACGACCGTGGCGACCCAGTGATCCAGCTCGCGCCGCCGCTGATCAGCGGGCAGGCCGAGTTCGACGCGATCTACGACATCCTGCACAGCGTGCTGGGTGAGGCGGGCAAGCTGCTGTAA
- a CDS encoding F0F1 ATP synthase subunit C, whose product MASDALMGHALLAGGIVLAGGAIGAGIGDGLAGSQFIAGVARQPEAQSRLFTPFLITVSLVEATFFINIAFMALFVFATPGG is encoded by the coding sequence ATGGCGAGTGACGCACTGATGGGTCATGCGCTGCTGGCCGGGGGCATCGTGTTGGCGGGCGGCGCAATCGGCGCAGGCATCGGCGACGGACTGGCCGGGTCTCAGTTCATCGCCGGGGTGGCACGGCAGCCCGAAGCTCAGTCCCGGCTGTTCACACCGTTTCTCATCACGGTCAGTTTGGTGGAGGCCACGTTCTTCATCAACATCGCATTCATGGCGTTGTTCGTGTTCGCTACCCCGGGTGGCTAG
- a CDS encoding D-alanyl-D-alanine carboxypeptidase family protein codes for MATWRSTSKRALAACAALAVMAVPAVMTAGVAGADPAPDCPYRVTTPPAVDASEVPKPGDPTPGPLPVPAKPMGGDALGSCGVITAPDTPPLPNDVSAEAWLVADLDTGDVIAAKDPHGRHRPASIIKVLVATAALNELNLNKRVAGTQEDANAEGTRVGVGPGGQYTINELLHGLLMHSGNDAAHALAMQLGGMDAALQKLNVLAGKLGGRDTRAATPSGLDGPGMSTSAYDIGLFYRYAWQNPVFADIVATQTFDFPGRDGNPPYPVENDNKLLYNYPGALGGKTGYTDDAGQTFVGAADRDGRRLVAVLMKGTRVPIAPWEQAARLLDYGFATPPGTKVGTLVEPDPSLTAPKADEPSAAQAASVLPDADTLPVRVGVAIVGAIIVFALMMGARSLNRRPLH; via the coding sequence ATGGCGACCTGGCGGAGTACTTCGAAGCGCGCGCTTGCGGCATGCGCGGCACTGGCAGTGATGGCGGTACCCGCCGTGATGACCGCCGGTGTGGCGGGCGCTGATCCGGCCCCCGATTGCCCGTACCGCGTGACGACGCCACCCGCGGTGGACGCATCGGAGGTGCCCAAACCGGGCGACCCCACCCCCGGTCCCCTGCCCGTGCCCGCCAAGCCGATGGGCGGCGACGCGCTCGGCAGCTGCGGCGTGATCACGGCACCCGATACACCGCCGCTGCCCAACGACGTCTCCGCGGAGGCCTGGCTCGTCGCCGACCTGGACACCGGAGACGTCATCGCCGCCAAGGATCCGCACGGGCGGCACCGCCCCGCGAGCATCATCAAGGTGCTGGTGGCCACCGCCGCGCTCAACGAGCTCAACCTCAACAAGCGGGTTGCCGGCACCCAGGAGGACGCGAATGCCGAAGGCACCCGCGTCGGCGTCGGCCCCGGCGGCCAGTACACGATCAACGAGTTGTTGCACGGGCTGCTCATGCACTCCGGCAACGACGCCGCGCACGCCCTGGCCATGCAGCTCGGCGGCATGGACGCCGCACTGCAGAAGCTGAATGTGTTGGCAGGCAAGCTCGGTGGGCGTGACACCCGCGCCGCGACACCGTCAGGCCTCGACGGCCCCGGCATGAGCACGTCGGCCTACGACATCGGGCTGTTCTACCGATACGCCTGGCAGAACCCGGTATTCGCCGACATCGTCGCCACCCAGACGTTCGATTTCCCTGGGCGCGACGGCAATCCGCCCTATCCGGTGGAGAACGACAACAAGCTGTTGTACAACTACCCGGGCGCGCTGGGCGGCAAGACCGGTTACACCGACGATGCCGGGCAGACCTTCGTCGGCGCCGCCGATCGCGACGGCCGCCGGCTGGTGGCTGTGCTCATGAAGGGCACCCGCGTACCGATCGCGCCGTGGGAACAAGCCGCTCGCCTGCTCGACTACGGCTTCGCGACACCTCCCGGCACCAAGGTCGGCACGCTCGTCGAACCGGACCCCTCCCTCACGGCACCGAAGGCCGACGAGCCGTCGGCCGCGCAGGCCGCGTCGGTCCTGCCTGACGCCGACACCCTGCCGGTGCGCGTGGGCGTCGCGATCGTCGGCGCCATCATCGTGTTCGCGCTGATGATGGGCGCCCGGTCACTGAACCGCCGCCCGCTGCACTGA
- a CDS encoding TetR/AcrR family transcriptional regulator, which yields MRSERVPTFTEQARRRQIVDAALEVIAESGYAQASLARIAEHIGVAKSVVLYHFTKKSEVVDAVFAEIFNRGAAVIVPAVRAENTSAAKLSAYIRANVAFVAANRSAAVAMLELMAGYRDADGLRLDQAAAKAVQEHPPTGDLAALDPLAIFDQGVRSGEFRDVPPLLMKNILRGALDSAAQEYARDAEYDVIGHGEALVEVFEMATARQGVAHGE from the coding sequence ATGCGGTCTGAACGCGTTCCAACCTTCACCGAGCAAGCGCGACGCCGCCAGATCGTCGATGCGGCACTGGAGGTAATCGCCGAGTCCGGTTACGCGCAGGCCTCCCTGGCCCGCATCGCCGAACACATCGGTGTCGCGAAAAGCGTTGTGTTGTATCACTTCACCAAGAAGTCCGAGGTGGTCGACGCGGTGTTCGCCGAGATCTTCAACCGTGGTGCCGCGGTCATCGTGCCTGCCGTGCGCGCGGAGAACACCTCGGCGGCGAAACTCTCCGCCTACATCAGAGCCAACGTGGCATTCGTCGCGGCGAATCGGTCAGCTGCAGTCGCAATGCTCGAACTCATGGCCGGCTATCGCGACGCCGACGGATTGCGACTCGACCAGGCCGCCGCGAAGGCCGTGCAGGAACATCCGCCGACCGGCGATCTCGCCGCTCTCGACCCGCTGGCGATATTCGACCAGGGCGTGCGCAGCGGCGAATTCCGGGATGTTCCTCCGCTTTTGATGAAGAACATCCTGCGCGGCGCCCTCGACAGTGCTGCGCAGGAGTACGCGCGCGATGCCGAGTACGACGTGATCGGGCACGGTGAAGCGCTTGTCGAGGTTTTCGAGATGGCCACCGCGAGACAGGGGGTAGCCCATGGCGAGTGA
- a CDS encoding SMP-30/gluconolactonase/LRE family protein translates to MARKPPIDPVRWTPPPVGTLPEYPPARLTVVPMPGDAPEDVVVDAAGQLWTGLVDGRIVRVSPDGAAAVVADTGGRPLGLHVASDGRVLICDSHRGLLALDPDTGALSTLVSSVAGRPLMFCSNVTETSDGTIYFTESTSKFHYEHFAGAILEARGRGSLFRLATDGTVTTLVTGLYFTNGVTVTADGSALVFAETQGRRLSKYWLSGPATGTVTPLAEHLPGMPDNISTGSDGRIWVALVSPVNAAAEKLAPLSPLLRQLVWRLPDALQPRIKPQVWVVAFDPDTGAPTGGVRMTHPDFGVVTGVVESDGRLWMSSIEYPALAYTHL, encoded by the coding sequence ATGGCACGTAAACCACCGATCGATCCGGTCCGCTGGACCCCGCCACCCGTCGGCACGCTCCCGGAATATCCGCCCGCCCGGTTGACCGTGGTGCCGATGCCCGGCGACGCACCCGAAGACGTCGTCGTCGATGCGGCCGGACAGCTGTGGACGGGTCTGGTCGACGGCAGGATCGTGCGTGTCTCGCCAGACGGCGCCGCGGCGGTGGTGGCCGACACCGGAGGGCGTCCACTCGGGTTGCACGTCGCCAGTGACGGGCGCGTGCTGATCTGCGACAGCCACCGAGGGCTGCTGGCGCTGGACCCGGACACCGGGGCACTGTCCACGTTGGTCTCATCGGTGGCAGGCCGTCCCTTGATGTTCTGCTCGAACGTCACCGAGACCTCCGACGGCACAATCTATTTCACCGAGTCCACCAGCAAGTTCCACTACGAGCACTTCGCCGGGGCGATCCTCGAGGCGCGCGGCCGCGGCAGCCTGTTCCGGTTGGCCACCGACGGCACAGTGACCACCCTCGTCACCGGGCTCTACTTCACCAACGGCGTCACCGTGACCGCCGACGGCTCTGCGCTGGTGTTCGCCGAGACCCAAGGCCGCAGGCTCTCCAAGTACTGGTTGAGCGGACCGGCCACCGGGACCGTGACACCGCTGGCGGAGCACCTACCCGGCATGCCCGACAACATCTCCACCGGCTCCGACGGCCGCATCTGGGTCGCGCTGGTGAGCCCCGTCAACGCCGCGGCCGAGAAGCTGGCACCGCTCTCGCCACTGCTGCGTCAGCTCGTCTGGCGACTGCCCGATGCGCTGCAGCCGCGCATCAAACCGCAGGTGTGGGTGGTGGCGTTCGACCCGGACACCGGGGCTCCGACCGGCGGTGTCCGCATGACGCATCCAGACTTCGGCGTCGTCACGGGCGTCGTGGAGAGCGACGGCAGATTATGGATGTCGAGCATCGAGTATCCCGCGCTCGCATACACCCATCTTTAA
- the sdhA gene encoding succinate dehydrogenase flavoprotein subunit: MLQEHRYDVVIVGAGGAGMRAAVESAPRARTAVLTKLYPTRSHTGAAQGGMCAALANVEEDNWEWHTFDTVKGGDYLADQDAVEIMAKEAIDAVLDLEKMGMPFNRTPEGRIDQRRFGGHTRDHGKAPVRRACYAADRTGHMILQTLYQNCVKHDVEFFNEFYALDIALTETPAGPVATGVIAYELATGDIHVFHAKAIVFATGGSGRMYKTTSNAHTLTGDGLGIIFRKGLPLEDMEFHQFHPTGLAGLGILISEAVRGEGGRLLNGEGERFMERYAPTIVDLAPRDIVARSMVLEVLEGRGAGPNKDYVYIDVRHLGEDVLEAKLPDITEFARTYLGVDPVTELVPVYPTCHYVMGGIPTTVHGQVLRDNTNVIPGLYAAGECACVSVHGANRLGTNSLLDINVFGRRAGIAAAEYANNHNFVDLPDNPADMVVGWVGDILSEHGNERVADIRTALQQSMDNNAAVFRTEETLKQALTDIHALKERYSRITVHDKGKRYNSDLLEAIELGFLLELAEVTVVGALNRKESRGGHAREDYPNRDDTNYMRHTMAYKEGPGLLADIRLDYKPVVQTRYEPMERKY; encoded by the coding sequence ATGCTCCAAGAACACCGTTACGACGTCGTCATCGTCGGCGCCGGCGGCGCAGGCATGCGCGCGGCGGTCGAGTCGGCACCCCGCGCCCGCACCGCGGTGCTGACCAAGCTCTACCCGACCCGGTCGCACACCGGCGCGGCCCAGGGCGGCATGTGCGCCGCCCTGGCCAACGTCGAGGAAGACAACTGGGAGTGGCACACGTTCGACACCGTCAAGGGTGGCGACTACCTGGCCGACCAGGACGCCGTCGAGATCATGGCCAAAGAGGCCATCGACGCGGTGCTCGACCTGGAGAAGATGGGCATGCCGTTCAACCGGACGCCCGAGGGCCGCATCGACCAGCGCCGCTTCGGCGGACACACCCGCGATCACGGCAAGGCGCCCGTCCGCCGGGCCTGCTACGCCGCCGACCGCACGGGTCACATGATCTTGCAGACGCTGTACCAAAACTGCGTCAAGCACGATGTGGAGTTCTTCAACGAGTTCTACGCACTCGACATCGCACTGACCGAAACCCCGGCCGGCCCGGTGGCCACGGGCGTCATCGCCTACGAGCTGGCCACCGGTGACATCCACGTCTTCCACGCCAAGGCCATCGTGTTCGCCACGGGCGGCTCGGGCCGGATGTACAAGACCACCTCCAACGCCCACACCCTGACCGGTGACGGCCTCGGCATCATCTTCCGCAAGGGACTTCCCTTGGAGGACATGGAGTTTCACCAGTTCCACCCGACGGGCCTGGCCGGCCTCGGCATCCTGATCTCCGAAGCCGTGCGCGGTGAGGGTGGCCGGTTGCTCAACGGCGAAGGCGAACGGTTCATGGAGCGCTACGCGCCGACCATCGTCGACCTCGCGCCGCGTGACATCGTGGCCCGCTCGATGGTGCTGGAGGTGCTCGAAGGCCGCGGCGCCGGGCCGAACAAGGACTACGTCTACATCGACGTGCGCCACCTCGGCGAGGACGTGCTCGAGGCCAAGCTGCCCGACATCACCGAGTTCGCCCGCACCTACCTCGGCGTCGACCCCGTCACCGAACTGGTGCCCGTCTATCCGACGTGTCACTACGTCATGGGCGGCATCCCCACCACGGTGCACGGCCAGGTGCTGCGCGACAACACCAACGTCATCCCGGGCCTGTACGCCGCCGGCGAATGCGCGTGTGTGTCGGTGCACGGCGCCAACCGCCTCGGCACCAACTCGCTGCTGGACATCAACGTGTTCGGCCGCCGCGCGGGCATCGCCGCCGCCGAGTACGCCAACAACCACAACTTCGTCGACCTGCCGGACAACCCGGCCGACATGGTGGTGGGCTGGGTCGGGGACATCCTCTCCGAGCACGGCAACGAGCGCGTCGCCGACATCCGCACCGCACTGCAGCAGTCGATGGACAACAACGCCGCGGTGTTCCGCACCGAGGAGACCCTCAAGCAGGCGCTGACCGACATCCACGCGCTCAAGGAGCGGTACTCGCGAATCACCGTGCACGACAAGGGCAAGCGCTACAACAGCGACCTGCTCGAGGCCATCGAGCTGGGCTTCCTGCTGGAGCTGGCCGAGGTGACCGTGGTCGGTGCGCTCAACCGCAAGGAATCCCGCGGCGGGCACGCTCGCGAGGACTACCCCAACCGCGACGACACCAACTACATGCGCCACACCATGGCGTACAAGGAAGGCCCCGGACTGCTTGCCGACATCCGGCTGGACTACAAGCCCGTGGTCCAGACCCGCTACGAGCCGATGGAGCGGAAGTACTGA
- a CDS encoding PPOX class F420-dependent oxidoreductase → MPTDPAGLAQTFGKVMFRGMDKMRHRDAFDIGEPTAIDFAGFDRYRQIVLVTYKRSGEAVPSPINHGVADGKIYVRTDASTAKVKRIRNNPKVLVVGSNLRGKPSGPVAAGVARILPEAEHAHADAVIAANWSLPMKLFERGLDRGSQAFDMPIAFIEIKPTAPGTHPPS, encoded by the coding sequence ATGCCGACCGATCCAGCAGGCCTCGCCCAGACGTTCGGCAAGGTGATGTTCCGCGGCATGGACAAGATGCGGCACCGCGATGCGTTCGACATCGGGGAACCCACGGCCATTGACTTCGCGGGCTTCGACAGGTACCGGCAGATCGTGCTGGTGACCTACAAGCGATCCGGTGAGGCCGTCCCGAGCCCGATCAACCACGGGGTCGCCGACGGCAAGATCTACGTGCGCACCGACGCGTCGACCGCGAAGGTCAAACGCATCCGCAACAACCCCAAAGTGCTTGTGGTGGGCAGCAATCTGCGCGGCAAGCCCAGCGGTCCCGTCGCGGCAGGCGTGGCGCGCATCCTGCCTGAGGCAGAACACGCGCACGCCGACGCGGTGATCGCGGCCAACTGGAGCCTGCCGATGAAGCTGTTCGAGCGTGGCCTCGACCGCGGGAGTCAGGCCTTCGACATGCCCATCGCGTTCATCGAGATCAAGCCCACGGCACCCGGCACGCATCCCCCGAGTTGA
- a CDS encoding Lrp/AsnC family transcriptional regulator: MTNPDGHDLQPVPLRVNHSRPGAAFQLDELSKAIIEKLQADGRRSYAGIGKAVGLSEAAVRQRVQRMVDAGVMQIVAVTDPLQLGFARQAMIGIRCTGDTLKLAEKLADIESVDYVVLTAGSFDAIVEVVCEDDDSLLELLNTKIRALPGVISTETLVYLKLVKQQYNWGTR; encoded by the coding sequence ATGACCAATCCTGATGGTCACGACCTTCAGCCCGTCCCGTTGCGCGTGAACCATTCTCGGCCGGGAGCCGCCTTCCAGCTCGATGAATTGTCGAAAGCGATCATCGAGAAGTTGCAGGCCGACGGCCGACGCTCGTACGCGGGCATCGGCAAAGCCGTCGGGCTGTCGGAGGCCGCGGTGCGCCAGCGCGTGCAGCGCATGGTCGACGCCGGCGTCATGCAGATCGTCGCGGTGACCGATCCGCTGCAGCTCGGGTTCGCCCGGCAGGCCATGATCGGCATCCGGTGCACCGGTGACACGCTGAAGCTCGCCGAGAAGCTGGCCGACATCGAATCGGTCGACTACGTCGTGCTGACCGCAGGATCCTTCGACGCCATCGTCGAGGTGGTCTGCGAGGACGACGACAGCCTGCTCGAACTCCTCAACACCAAAATCCGTGCATTGCCGGGAGTGATATCCACCGAAACGCTTGTGTATTTGAAACTTGTTAAGCAGCAATATAATTGGGGAACTCGATGA
- a CDS encoding succinate dehydrogenase iron-sulfur subunit, which translates to MSAPVIDKPEAGDPPLPPVPEGAVMVTLKIARFNPENPDAAGWQSFRVPCLPSDRLLNLLLYVKGYLDGTLTFRRSCAHGVCGSDAMRINGVNRLACKVLMRDLLPKKPGKQLTITIEPIRGLPVEKDLVVNMEPFFDAYRAVKPFLITSGNPPTKERIQSATDRARFDDTTKCILCACCTTSCPVYWSEGSYFGPAAIVNAHRFIFDSRDEAAAERLDILNEVDGVWRCRTTFNCTEACPRGIQVTQAIQEVKRALMFAR; encoded by the coding sequence ATGAGCGCCCCCGTCATCGACAAACCAGAAGCCGGCGACCCGCCCCTGCCTCCTGTGCCCGAGGGCGCGGTGATGGTGACCCTCAAGATCGCCCGGTTCAACCCCGAGAACCCCGACGCCGCGGGCTGGCAGAGCTTCCGGGTGCCGTGTCTGCCCTCGGACCGGCTGCTCAACCTGCTGCTCTACGTCAAGGGCTATCTGGACGGCACACTGACCTTCCGGCGGTCCTGCGCCCACGGCGTGTGCGGATCCGACGCCATGCGCATCAACGGCGTCAACCGGCTGGCCTGCAAGGTGCTCATGCGCGATCTGCTGCCCAAGAAGCCCGGCAAGCAGCTCACCATCACCATCGAGCCGATCCGCGGCCTGCCCGTGGAGAAGGATCTCGTGGTCAACATGGAGCCCTTCTTCGACGCCTACCGCGCCGTCAAGCCGTTCCTGATCACCAGCGGCAACCCGCCCACCAAGGAACGCATCCAGAGCGCGACCGACCGGGCCCGCTTCGACGACACCACCAAGTGCATCCTGTGCGCGTGCTGCACCACGAGCTGCCCGGTGTACTGGAGCGAGGGCTCGTACTTCGGCCCGGCCGCGATCGTTAACGCCCACCGGTTCATCTTCGATTCGCGTGACGAGGCGGCCGCCGAGCGGCTGGACATCCTCAACGAGGTCGACGGCGTGTGGCGCTGCCGCACCACGTTCAACTGCACCGAGGCCTGCCCGCGTGGCATCCAGGTGACCCAGGCGATCCAGGAGGTCAAGCGCGCGTTGATGTTTGCGCGCTAG
- a CDS encoding gamma-aminobutyraldehyde dehydrogenase — MSVAVNLASSWIDGAPVATGGQTHRIIDPATGDGVADYALATPADVDIAVAAARKALPEWSGATPAERSAVLAKLAKLADEHADQLIAEEVSQTGKPVRLATEFDVPGSIDNIDFFAGAARHLEGKATAEYSGDHTSSIRREAVGVVATITPWNYPLQMAVWKVIPALAAGCSVVIKPAEITPLTTLTLARLATEAGLPDGVFNVVTGGGADVGTALAGHRDVDVVTFTGSTAVGRKVMAAAAVHGHRTQLELGGKAPFVVFDDADLDAAIQGAVAGALINTGQDCTAATRAIVARDLYDDFVAGVAEVMSKIVVGDPHDPDTDLGPLISFAHRDKVAGMVARAPEQGGRIVTGGVVPDLPGSFYRPTLIADVTESSEVYRDEIFGPVLTVRPFTDDDDAIRQANDTEYGLAASAWTRDVYRAQRASREIHAGCVWINDHIPIISEMPHGGVGASGFGKDMSDYSFEEYLTIKHVMSDVTGVAEKDWHRTIFTKR, encoded by the coding sequence ATGAGTGTTGCGGTGAATCTCGCGAGCAGCTGGATCGACGGGGCCCCGGTCGCGACCGGCGGCCAAACACACCGGATCATCGATCCGGCGACCGGTGACGGCGTTGCCGACTATGCCCTGGCGACCCCGGCAGACGTGGACATCGCGGTCGCCGCGGCCCGCAAGGCATTGCCGGAATGGTCGGGTGCAACGCCCGCCGAGCGTTCCGCGGTGCTCGCCAAACTCGCGAAACTGGCCGACGAACACGCCGACCAGCTGATCGCCGAGGAGGTCAGCCAGACCGGCAAGCCGGTGCGCTTGGCCACTGAGTTCGACGTCCCCGGCAGCATCGACAACATCGACTTCTTCGCGGGCGCGGCGCGGCACCTGGAAGGCAAGGCGACCGCCGAATACTCGGGCGACCACACGTCGAGCATCCGGCGGGAAGCCGTCGGCGTCGTCGCGACCATCACGCCGTGGAACTATCCGCTGCAGATGGCGGTGTGGAAGGTCATCCCCGCGCTGGCGGCCGGCTGTTCGGTTGTCATCAAGCCCGCCGAGATCACGCCGCTGACCACCTTGACGCTGGCGCGCCTGGCCACCGAGGCCGGCCTGCCCGACGGCGTGTTCAACGTGGTGACGGGCGGCGGCGCGGACGTCGGAACTGCCCTGGCCGGTCATCGCGACGTCGACGTCGTCACGTTCACGGGCTCGACCGCCGTCGGCCGCAAGGTCATGGCCGCCGCGGCCGTGCACGGCCACCGCACCCAGCTGGAGCTGGGCGGCAAGGCCCCGTTCGTGGTGTTCGACGATGCCGACCTCGACGCCGCGATCCAGGGCGCGGTGGCCGGCGCGCTGATCAACACCGGCCAGGACTGCACCGCGGCCACCCGGGCCATCGTGGCTCGTGACCTGTACGACGACTTCGTCGCAGGTGTCGCCGAGGTGATGAGCAAGATCGTGGTCGGCGATCCGCACGATCCGGACACCGACCTCGGCCCGCTGATCTCGTTCGCACATCGCGACAAGGTGGCGGGCATGGTCGCCCGGGCTCCCGAGCAGGGTGGCCGGATCGTCACCGGTGGGGTCGTGCCGGACCTGCCGGGATCGTTCTACCGCCCCACGTTGATCGCTGATGTCACCGAATCCTCAGAGGTGTACCGCGACGAGATCTTCGGCCCGGTGCTGACGGTGCGGCCGTTCACCGATGACGACGACGCCATCCGGCAGGCCAACGACACCGAATACGGCCTGGCCGCCTCGGCGTGGACCCGCGACGTGTACCGCGCGCAGCGGGCGTCGCGCGAGATCCACGCGGGTTGCGTGTGGATCAACGACCACATCCCGATCATCAGCGAGATGCCGCACGGCGGTGTCGGTGCGTCCGGGTTCGGCAAGGACATGAGCGATTACTCGTTCGAGGAGTACCTCACCATCAAGCACGTGATGAGCGATGTCACGGGTGTCGCCGAAAAAGACTGGCACCGAACGATATTCACCAAGCGGTAG
- a CDS encoding sigma-70 family RNA polymerase sigma factor: protein MTTAARADEFEALRPQLLAVAYRLTGTYADAEDIVQDAWIRWDANRTEIADLRAWLTTVVSRLGLDRLRSAAHRREAYFGEWLPEPVVTGFDGNDPLNAVVAGEDARFAAMVVLERLTPDQRVAFVLHDGFSVPFGEIAEVLGVSPAAARQLASRARRAVADGPPPVADDTHNEVAGELMAALASGELDAVVRVLHPDVTFTGDSNRRAPTAARVIHGPDKVARFLLGLSRRYGPNWLAGSQFALVNGQLGVYTRGAPAADGYPEMMPRVTVFSVRDGKVCAVWDIANPDKFTGSPLRGGVQ from the coding sequence GTGACCACTGCGGCGCGGGCAGACGAGTTCGAGGCGCTGCGGCCGCAATTGCTGGCGGTCGCCTACCGGTTGACGGGCACCTACGCCGATGCTGAAGACATCGTCCAGGACGCGTGGATCCGCTGGGACGCCAACCGCACCGAGATCGCCGACCTGCGAGCCTGGCTGACCACCGTCGTGAGCCGGCTGGGCCTGGACCGGTTGCGGTCGGCCGCCCATCGGCGTGAGGCCTACTTCGGTGAGTGGCTGCCCGAGCCCGTCGTGACGGGGTTCGACGGGAACGACCCGCTCAACGCGGTGGTGGCGGGGGAGGACGCGCGGTTCGCGGCCATGGTGGTGCTGGAGCGGCTGACACCAGACCAGCGAGTGGCCTTTGTGCTGCACGACGGATTCTCGGTGCCGTTCGGTGAGATCGCCGAGGTGCTCGGCGTGAGCCCCGCCGCCGCCCGCCAATTGGCGTCGCGGGCGCGCCGCGCCGTGGCAGACGGCCCGCCCCCGGTTGCCGACGACACGCACAACGAGGTGGCCGGCGAGTTGATGGCGGCCCTCGCGTCAGGCGAGCTCGATGCCGTCGTGCGCGTGCTGCATCCCGACGTGACCTTCACCGGTGACTCCAACCGCCGCGCCCCGACCGCGGCTCGCGTCATCCACGGCCCCGACAAGGTGGCCCGGTTCCTGCTGGGGCTGTCGCGGCGATACGGGCCGAACTGGCTCGCCGGTAGCCAGTTCGCGCTGGTCAACGGTCAGCTGGGGGTCTACACGCGCGGTGCCCCGGCCGCCGACGGCTACCCGGAGATGATGCCGCGCGTCACGGTCTTCTCGGTCCGCGACGGGAAAGTCTGCGCGGTCTGGGACATCGCCAACCCCGACAAGTTCACCGGATCCCCGCTACGTGGAGGTGTGCAGTGA